The DNA sequence TCTTCTAAATCCGCTAATAATCCTTCTGCGGAAGCTTGAAGTCTATATTTTGAATCGCAGCAATTACTCTTTAAACCTAGATTTCCAAAAGTAAGTGGTAATGAAACATTTGCCGCACTCATTACTAGTAATGGAATAACACCACCACAATTGTCAGTTCTTAATTGAACTTTCTGACACTTTTCACATAACAAATAATACTTATATTTTCTCTTCTTATTGTCTAATAACGTCACTTCAAAATACGCTTTACATAAGCCCAGTGTTTCAGATGAATCACATTTGATCTCATTGCATACTTCCTTCCATCTATCGTCATGAGAACATTCATCATTGTATCTTTCATTGGCAATTGCATGAGCTAATTCATGTCTAATGATTTGATTTATTTCTTCCTCCGTATATCCACCATTAAGAACATCTCTGTTAAAACCAAGGTTACTTATATGCATATTAAAAAGCTTAACAGAATTACACTGTCCGGTTGGCCCTTCATCATAAAATACTATTTCAGGGGAACTGTTATATCCAATTTCTTGAGATATATCCCTGACCAACTGTTCATATTCACTTTCACTTCTTCTTATTCTTGCTTCATTTGGATTACCAGCATTGTGTGCTATAGTTACATACAACAAACCTTACCTCCAGTCTTCTTTATCAAAATGACAGAATATGTCGTCTAACGTCGTTTTCCCGCAATTATTGCGTATTACATCTAAATATGGAGGTAAACCGCAAGAGTTGCGGAGATATTTCCTTTAGCAGAATTTACTTCTTTTAAACCTCTATGTCCAGTGCATCGATTGGGCTGTGTATTTTGGCTAGATCCCGTTGGCTTACATGGGTATATATTTCTGTTGTTTTAGAATTTTTATGCCCTAAAAGTTCCTGGATATATCTCAGATCCGTACCGCCTTCCAGCAAATGGGTGGCAAAGGAGTGTCTGAGTGATGAACAGATACATCTTTCTTAATATTTGCTTTTATGCAGGCTTCCTAAAAAATATTTTGAACACTCCGTTCCGATAGGTGACGTCCTTCATTTCCTCCCTTAAAGAGCCAGTCTTTCACCTTCTATTCGCTTACATATTTTCTTAAAATATTTAGTGTAATTTCAGATAGAATTGAATACCGGTCTTTTCTCCCTTTGGCCTGCCGGATATGGATAAGCATTCTGCTTTTATCAATGTCATTCACTTGCAGATTAACCACTTCACTTACCCTTAAACCAGCAGAATATATTAAAAACAATACTCAAAAGTTACAAAGAGTTCCCTTTGATTTTCTTCCTGGGCGTTGACATATACAGCCATCTTTCTGCTCCATTCTTACATAATGGAAATATTACTAATAAATACCATTACAAAAATATTTTAACTTCTTTAATTTGCATGGTCAATCCTGAAAAATAATTTTGGTATTATTTCGGAAACTTCTTTTCATGTCATATGCGTTTATCCGAATAAACAGCTTCAAGCGCTTTGGAACCAGTACGGTGAAAGCAATTTTGAGCTTTCTGTCTTGATGGTTTTGAAGTACGAGAATACAGAATCAGATCGAACCGACGAAGAGTCCAAGACTTTTTTGACTCACATGGGTATATTTTTCTGTAGTATACCTCCTCGAATTCGGATTCGGCTCCGAATTTGAGGAGGTATGCCGTCCAGCTCCGTTCTCTTTTTTCCTTACTGCCCATCTCCGCAGGGGCAAGCCTCCCTGCTCCACGCCTCGTCTTTACGCCACACATCCATAAGATCGCAAACCTTATTCTTATAAATGATATACGTCTCCTTGTCATTAGGGGCGATTTCGCGCAGCTTTTGCTTTACTTCCCTAACGGTTTGATCCAAGTTTTCACAGAGGAAGGCGAGATGGTTAGCCCTGACTTTGAGCGAACTCTTCATGAAGTTATTTCTCATCCTCTCGTAGCTCTGGGCGGATGAGCTTTTTCGGAGCGATTCCAGCGAATCATTCAGCTGTCTGGCCGTTATAGCGAGTTCTTCTTTGGACGCCTTGACGTTCTCCAATTGGGCCTTTAGATTGGCGAGTTCCGCAGTCAGCTCGGTGATGGTACCACTTTGGTCTTCCACTTTTTTCTGGAAGTCCGCGTTCTCTTGCTGGGTCTGGTCTTTTTCTTGCCGGGCCTGCGTCCGTTCCTTGACCGCCTGACGCAGTTCCTGGGTGGTCATGCCTTTGACATCCATATCGACGATGAATTGCGCCCGTTCCTCCTTCGGGATACCTAAAAGAAGCACCGCCTGGCTGTAGTTTAATTTCGGATTCGGCTCCGAATTTGAGTAGGTAAGCTGTCCTTCTCCATACTCTTTGAAGATACGCATCAGTTTATTGGCCCTGCTTTGGGAGAAATCGACCGACTCCTCCAGCCACTTGCCCCATTCTCCAAACTTAAGAAAGGCTTTGGCCTCCGTCAACCGTCTTCCAATCTCGACGATAGCGGTAAGGTAGATATTCTCAGCCTGATATTTGATCATGTTAATCTCAGCCGCTATGACATGCGGCGTACGTCCGCTGATGACATCAGGTACTGTATTGCTTACTGGATCATTCTCCGGATCGGTTGCTGTATCCTTTGCTGGATACGTCATGATATCCACACTCCTTTGGACTAATTTCACTTATAGGATATGTGGCCATGCTTAAAAGTGTACTACCTCAGTCGTTAAGCATTCGCATGGTCAATCCTTAAAAATATCTTGATTCCAAATACAAAATAAAAAACAAAAGTATTGCTAACCACAAAAAATGGTTAGCAATACTTCTATTCTTACTAATCTTCTATTTCAGGCCACGGACTGGACAATTCAGCTTCTCTCCCATTTCTTTGAGCCATGAGTCAGGATAAGCATCATAAGTTTTCCCGTCGAGCACGCCCTGGGGGGACTGGCGAAACTGCTGGAGCACCCAGGGAGTTTCATTTCCGAGGAACTCACGGATTAGCTTTAGATCTTCAAATGTATGCCAGACCGGCAGTACCGTAGTTCTGAATTCGTATGCAATTGTACTCGCCCTGATCCATTGGATGGTTTCAAACGCCGCCTCTCCGCTGTTTTTGCACGCGGTCAGCTTCTCGTATTTATCAGGAGTACATTTAATATCCATGGCAATATAGTCCAGGAAAGGAGCCAGCTCCCGGAGTTTTTCCGGGCTGCTTCCATTGGTATCCAATTTCACCTTGAAACCGAGCGCTTTGACCTCTCTTACAAAGGGATTCAGATCCGGGGATAAAAGCGGCTCCCCGCCAGTAAGACAAACACCGTCCAGTAATCCTTTCCTGGTCTTCATAAATTCAATGACAGCAGAAGGAGAAGTCCGTGACTTCTCCTTCTTGTTGACCAAAGCAGGGTTATGGCAGTAGCCACACTGGAAATTACAACCTCCAAAAAAGACCGTTGCTACGATATGTCCAGGATAATCGACAAGAGAGAAAGGTTCAATATCCATTAGCATCTGCGATCACCAATCCTTGTTCTGCTTTATACTAAATACCTGTACTCGTAAAAGTTTCTGCATAAAATAGATACGTTGTGACAACTTACCCTTACTTTGCTACACCGTCAAACAGACTTGGCGTGACGCCCGTAACACGGTATTTGATGGTTTCTTGTTTCTCTTCCTGTTTGCCGGGATTCATGGCGGAGATTGGTCTATAGAAGCCGGTGACCCTCGTCATGACTAAGGTTTCCCTGCCGCACTCGGGGCAGTTGAAGTGTTCGCCTTTGATATACTTGTGGTCTTCGCAGATGCTAAAGGTCGGAGTCAGCGTGAAATACGGCAGCTGGAAGTTCTCAAACACCCTGCGTACGACGGCCTTGGCGACGGCAAGATCATCGAGACTTTCAGCCAGATAGCCATGAAGCACGGTCCCGCCGGTATAAAGCGTCTGCAGGTCATCCTGAAGCTCGACGGCACGGAACAGGTCGCTGGTATAGCCCACAGGCAGGTGGGTGGAGTTCGTGTAATAGGGTTCATTGTCGCCGGCCGTAATCATATCGGGATAATGCTTTTTGTTGATTTTGGCTAGACGGTAGCTCGTACCTTCCGCAGGCGTTGCCTCAAGGTTATAGAGGTCTCCGTCTTGCTCCTGGAATTCCTGGATGCGGTCTCTCATATAGTTCAATGTTTCCTTGGCAAAATTCTGTCCGAAAACAGTGGTGATGTCATCGGCGTCCGAAGTAAAATTACGGATCGCTTCATTCATGCCGACTAGACCGATCGTCGAGAAGTGGTTTGTCCAGTACTTGCCGAAACGTTTCTTGATATCCCTCAGATAAAATTTGGTATACGGGTACAAGCCATTGTCCGTCAGGATCTCCAGCGTTTTGCGTTTGGTCTGCAGCGAGGACCGGGCGATGTTCATGTGGTTATCAATCAGCGTGATGAACTGATCCCAGTTGCCCTTAGCCAGATAACCGTACAACGGCAGGTTCAAGGTTACAACGCCAATGCTTCCCGTGAGCGGGTTGGCTCCGAACAGGCCACCGCCGCGTTTTCTGAGTTCCCTATTGTCCAGACGCAGACGGCAGCACATGCTTCTGGCGTCCTCCGGATTCATATCGGAATTGATAAAATTCGCAAAATACGGGATTCCATATTTGTCGGTCATTTTAAAGATCGCTCTCGATACTTCACTGTTCCAGTCAAAGCCCTTCGTGATGTTGTATGTCGGGATCGGGAAGCTAAAAATATTGCCGTCAGCATCACCTTCGAGCATGACCTCGCAGAACGCCATATTGATGATATCCATCTCAGCTTGATATTCCCGGTATGGCGTATCCAGGAATTTGCCGTCAACGACAGCGGGCTCATCTTTGATGGCCGATTCGGCCGCCCGCACATCGAGCGTAATATTAAAGAATGGAGACTGGAAACCTACCCTGGTCGGGACGTTGACATTGAAAATAAATTCCTGAATCCCCTGTGTGCCTTGTTTATAATCAAGGTTATCCACTCTGACGAACGGAGCAAGATAGGTATCAAAGCTGGAGAGCGCCTGAGCACCGGCAGCTTCTCCCTGTAAGGTATAAACGAAATTAACGATCTGTCCGAGTGCGGAACGGAAGTGTTTGGCCGGTCTGGAGGTCGTCTTGCCTTCCGCGCCCCTAAAGCCCACCAGAAGCAGATCTTTGAGATCCCAGCCGACGCAATATGGAGCAAGGTCTCCCATGTCATGATTATGCAAAGCACCGGAATCGTGCGCTTTACCGACTTCAGACGGAAGCAGGGACTGCCAGAAAGCATTGGTCGCTTTGCTGGTTACAAACCGGTTAAGCCCCTGAACCGAAAATCCCATATTGGAATTCTCTTTGATTTCCCAGGTTCCCAGCCCCAGGTAATCAGAGAATAATTGATTGTTATCGTTTTTGGCGCTTTCCTGATTTCGAATGATTTCATGCTGGAAGCGGTACCGGATATATGCTCTGGCGACATTGGTATTTCCTGTCTGCATCAGGACATCTTCGACTTTGTCCTGAATCTGCTCGATTTGGAAGCCTTCATTCTTACTGTAAGCAGCTTCCAATTCTGAGAATACCCTGTCGGTAACGATCTTCGCCCAGTTAGTGACATTGGGGGTTTCGGTAGCGATAAAAGCCTTTTCTACCGCCTTGCGAATCTTCTCTTGATTAAAAATTTCTCTTCTTCCATCCCTTTTCACAACGTACATGGCTTAGTCCTCCTGCTCCCATATATATTTATTTGCATGGATATCCTGTCTTTATCGCAAGGATCTCAATTGGGGGACTGTTTTATTTGCGACGCTTTACCAGTCCGTTCAACTCTTCCATAAACTTCTGAATATCCTTGAACTGCCTGTAAACAGAAGCAAAGCGAATATACGCAATTTCATCTATTTCAAACAGTTTTTTCATGACGGCTTCGCCGACCAGTTCGCTCGGCACTTCGCGATCGTTGATATCACGCATTTCTCTTTCGATATCAGTGACCATTGTTTCCAGCTGCTCAGTGGACACGGGGCGTTTTTCACAGGCCTTGTTCAAACCTGACAGCAGTTTGTGACGGGAAAAGGGCTCTCTTCTGCCATCCTTTTTCACGACAATCAGCTGAAAATCCTCGTAGCGCTCATACGTCGTAAAACGCTTTGTGCAGACATCGCATTCCCGTCTGCGTCGGATAGCAGTACCTTCCTCAATTTGTCTGGAATCCAGCACCTTCGTGTCGTCACTCTGGCAAAAAGGACAGCGCAATACCCTCATCCTTCCTATATCTTGTATATTCCTTATTTTATCAACACTATATATAGTAAGCAATCGCCTTTTATTGGCGTTTTTATGCATCTAAGGCCTTCTATATGGATTATTTTACGTTTTGCTTGCGATTTTAGTTCTTGAAGATTTTATGCAAAACATTACTTAAGTCCCAAATCATTGCAAAATAAATAAATCAAGACAAACACACTTCCGTCAAAAAAACATATCCTTTTATTGTAAATATATTCCATTATAACCATAAGGAGGAATCCCCATGAGTATTGGTCAACCCTCCTATCTTCTGCAAAAAGTTGCACCGATTGTACTGAGGGAACTTCAGCCATACATCGCCGGTAAAGTTGGTCCCCTCGTTGCTGAAAAGATTGGCATGCCCATTGCCAGGAAAGTCGGACTTCCACTTGCTAAAAGAATAGGTATTCCTATGGCCCGTAAAACCGGTACCTTTTTGTTGAACCGGGTCGGCTATCCGCTTATTAATAAAGTCATTTTTAAAGGAAATCCCCCTTCATTCCTCTTGCCCGGAAATCCCCAGGCAAACAGTGGCACAGGAATAAAGACAATAGTGACAGAAGCAGGATCAGGACTTGGACCAAGTTCAGGATCAGGAAATGGTGCCGGTACTGGAATAAGCACCGGTTCAGGTACAGTTATTAATACAAGTAAAGGCATAAAAAGGACAAAAAGAACAGAAACCGGAATAGAATCTGAAGCAGGTGTACGCGGGAGAAAACAAACCAAAGCAGAAAAAAAGATTGAAAAGCAAAACAGAAAGCGTCAAAAAACACGGAGAGGCTTGTTTAGCTTTGGTAAAAATCTTCAGTCCTTCCCGACTGGAATCCGTCCGCAGAACCAGATTGTACCCGGGCCGGCCGTTCCTTCTCCTACCCCGGAAGCTCTGAGTACCTTTGCCCAACCTGTTGTTCAAAATCCAACTGTCCAAAATCCTTATGAACTATTTGATCAAAATCAGAATTATACTTCCAGTCTATTTAGCAGAAGAAGGCAAAACTATGGTTTTTGAAAAATTCAAACACAGATAACAGCTATGAAAAGTCAAAGAAATCCTTAGGAGAAAGAGGCTGGTAAGGCTCTATAAAAACTAGTTGACAACACACAAGACGCATGAAATCCCGCCTCAGTCTCGAGACGGGATTTCATGCGTTTGTTACAGAGATCAACGGTTAATATTAAATATCTTAGCTTCGGGATGAGAAAAAACAACAGCGGTAACAGACGCTTCGGGGTCCATCATGAAATTCTCTGTCAGTGTTATTCCAATCTCCTCCGGTTTCAGCAGTCTGAATAGCTTGGCCTGTTCTTCCAGTGCAGGGTAGATCGGATAGCCCGGAGAAACCCGGATGCCGTTATCAATCCCCCAGATTTTACGCATTTTTTCATGCATGATGTCAGCAAATCCTTCAACCAGCTCCAAGGCCAGGACCTGAAGAAGAAACGACTTCAGGTATTCGCCCTTGTCCCGGTAATTCTCGGCCTTTTCTCTAATTCCCAGGCCCGTAGTCAGCGCAAACATACCAAGATAATCATACGCCTGCTCCTGACCGTCAAGCTTATTCCAGGGACGGACATAATCAGCGAGACAAAGGCCATTATCTTTTTGCTGACGCGGAAAACTGAGTTCTTCAAGGACAATATTTGAAGCTTTCGGACTCAAATTCGGATTCGGATCCGAATTTAGAATAGCGACCGTATTTCCGTTCGCACAGGCCGGATAAAACGCAAATACCCCATTGACCGTAATCAGCTTGTGTTCCTGAATTTCTTCCAGGAACTTCTGAACAAATTTCTGAATTTCTGCTGATTTGTCTTTAGGAACATCTGCAGAATCCAACAGGAGACTTTCCGCTGCCTTGATTTCTTCCTGGGAAGGGTGGCGCAGTTTGTTTTTGACACCGAGATAACGCCTCAGGATAAAAGGCAAATCGAGGTTCGGGACGATCTCCGTCAGTGGATAATCCAGAAGAATCTCCCTTGCTGTATGCTGCGGGCGGCAGACAGGTCCGTCAAAGCTGACCGGCGAAAATTTATTTTCGATGTGGTTGTCAGAAATACTGCCGGAGATACTGTCTGGGATGTTACCGGAAATAGTACCAGCATTACCGACCTGATCATTATTTTTAGCTGCGTTATAGCTTCCTGAATCATTGACTGGCTTTCTTTTGAGACCATTCAGGAGATTCAGGCCAACCATGGCGTCGCGCGCATACAGGACTGGTCCTCCGTATTGCGGGGCAATCTTCTCCTCGGTATATTTGCGCGACAGAGCCGCGCCTCCGAGAATCAGCGGGGTATTGATTCCAGCTGCCTGCAGGTCCTGGGCCGTCAGCAGCATTTGCTGAACCGATTTGACCAGAAGTCCTGATAAACCGATCGCATCAGGGGCCTCTTTCCTAGCCGCTTCAATCAGCTGTTCAGAACTGACTTTGACGCCAAGGTTGACCACCTTATAGCCGTTATTGGACAGGATGATTTCCACAAGATTCTTACCGATGTCATGGACATCGCCCTTGACCGTTGCGAGCAGGATCTTCCCTTTGACCGCCTCTTCAGCTTTCTCCATCTGGGACTCCAGGATGGTCACCGCTGCCTTCATGACTTCAGCGCTCTGCAGAACTTCAGCCACGATCAGCTGGTTCCTGTTAAAGAGGCTGCCGACTTCCTCCATACCTTTCATCAGCGGGCCGTTAATAATTTCAAGCGGCCGGTATTTTGTCAGGGCCTCGTACAGATCATTCTCCAGGCCCTCTTTGGAGCCTTCCACAATCGCTCCTGCCAGCCGTTCCTCAACGGAAAGCCCGGACGTCTGTTTTTGTTCTGTGACCTTTTTCTCTCTGTAAAAATCGGTAAAAGCTTTTAAGGTCTGGTCATTCGTATTTAAGAGCAGATCCTCGGCCAGTTTTTTCTCTTCATGAGGAATCGTCGCATAACGTTCCAGTTTTTCGGAATTGACAATCGCGTAGTCCAGCCCGGCTACGGTATTCAGATAGACGAAAACGGCATTCAGCACTTCCCGGCCTGCTGCAGGCAGACCGAAGGAGACATTGCTGATCCCAAGAATCGTCTTGCATTCCGGATATTTGGCTTTGATCAGCCGCAGACCTTCAATGGTCTCAACTGCGGAACCGAGATACTTGACATCCCCGGTTCCTACCGGGAATGTCAGCGGATCAAAGATAATGTCGGCAGCTGAAAGACCGTATTCATTCACCAGCAGATTGTAAGAGCGTCCGGCCACTTCGAGCTTGCGTTCCCGGGT is a window from the Dehalobacter sp. DCA genome containing:
- the metH gene encoding methionine synthase, which encodes MQRSGETMKQQIFNELLARKILILDGAMGTMLQQKDLSAEDFGGPEQEGCNEILTLTRPYIVRDIHEAYLKAGADIIETNTFGGTNIVLGEYHLGDRDMEINEAAARLAREAADKWSTAEKPRFVAGSMGPTTKMLAFGGGITFTDLEEAYCRQTLGLIKGGVDLLIVETCQDTLNIKAAGLGIQRAFAEFGREVPLVVSVTIEPSGTMLAGQNIEALYISIQHLKPAAIGMNCGTGAELMNDHLRTLEGLASCAVSCYPNAGLPDEEGGYQETPEEFAGKMAAYAAKGWLNIAGGCCGTTDRHIEALAAALAKYAPRQIRAAERSSVAGLEAVWPEEENRPLLVGERANVIGSRKFKELIADEYYEEGSEIARNQVKKGAQIVDVCVANPDRDELKDMVSFLPHVVNKVKAPLMLDTTDPAVLEAGLRLIQGKAIINSINLENGRERFDEVVPLLRKFGAAVVVGLIDEQGMALTRERKLEVAGRSYNLLVNEYGLSAADIIFDPLTFPVGTGDVKYLGSAVETIEGLRLIKAKYPECKTILGISNVSFGLPAAGREVLNAVFVYLNTVAGLDYAIVNSEKLERYATIPHEEKKLAEDLLLNTNDQTLKAFTDFYREKKVTEQKQTSGLSVEERLAGAIVEGSKEGLENDLYEALTKYRPLEIINGPLMKGMEEVGSLFNRNQLIVAEVLQSAEVMKAAVTILESQMEKAEEAVKGKILLATVKGDVHDIGKNLVEIILSNNGYKVVNLGVKVSSEQLIEAARKEAPDAIGLSGLLVKSVQQMLLTAQDLQAAGINTPLILGGAALSRKYTEEKIAPQYGGPVLYARDAMVGLNLLNGLKRKPVNDSGSYNAAKNNDQVGNAGTISGNIPDSISGSISDNHIENKFSPVSFDGPVCRPQHTAREILLDYPLTEIVPNLDLPFILRRYLGVKNKLRHPSQEEIKAAESLLLDSADVPKDKSAEIQKFVQKFLEEIQEHKLITVNGVFAFYPACANGNTVAILNSDPNPNLSPKASNIVLEELSFPRQQKDNGLCLADYVRPWNKLDGQEQAYDYLGMFALTTGLGIREKAENYRDKGEYLKSFLLQVLALELVEGFADIMHEKMRKIWGIDNGIRVSPGYPIYPALEEQAKLFRLLKPEEIGITLTENFMMDPEASVTAVVFSHPEAKIFNINR
- a CDS encoding anaerobic ribonucleoside-triphosphate reductase activating protein: MLMDIEPFSLVDYPGHIVATVFFGGCNFQCGYCHNPALVNKKEKSRTSPSAVIEFMKTRKGLLDGVCLTGGEPLLSPDLNPFVREVKALGFKVKLDTNGSSPEKLRELAPFLDYIAMDIKCTPDKYEKLTACKNSGEAAFETIQWIRASTIAYEFRTTVLPVWHTFEDLKLIREFLGNETPWVLQQFRQSPQGVLDGKTYDAYPDSWLKEMGEKLNCPVRGLK
- a CDS encoding DUF3102 domain-containing protein → MTYPAKDTATDPENDPVSNTVPDVISGRTPHVIAAEINMIKYQAENIYLTAIVEIGRRLTEAKAFLKFGEWGKWLEESVDFSQSRANKLMRIFKEYGEGQLTYSNSEPNPKLNYSQAVLLLGIPKEERAQFIVDMDVKGMTTQELRQAVKERTQARQEKDQTQQENADFQKKVEDQSGTITELTAELANLKAQLENVKASKEELAITARQLNDSLESLRKSSSAQSYERMRNNFMKSSLKVRANHLAFLCENLDQTVREVKQKLREIAPNDKETYIIYKNKVCDLMDVWRKDEAWSREACPCGDGQ
- a CDS encoding tyrosine-type recombinase/integrase; translation: MLEGGTDLRYIQELLGHKNSKTTEIYTHVSQRDLAKIHSPIDALDIEV
- the nrdR gene encoding transcriptional regulator NrdR translates to MRCPFCQSDDTKVLDSRQIEEGTAIRRRRECDVCTKRFTTYERYEDFQLIVVKKDGRREPFSRHKLLSGLNKACEKRPVSTEQLETMVTDIEREMRDINDREVPSELVGEAVMKKLFEIDEIAYIRFASVYRQFKDIQKFMEELNGLVKRRK
- a CDS encoding SprT-like domain-containing protein, with the protein product MLYVTIAHNAGNPNEARIRRSESEYEQLVRDISQEIGYNSSPEIVFYDEGPTGQCNSVKLFNMHISNLGFNRDVLNGGYTEEEINQIIRHELAHAIANERYNDECSHDDRWKEVCNEIKCDSSETLGLCKAYFEVTLLDNKKRKYKYYLLCEKCQKVQLRTDNCGGVIPLLVMSAANVSLPLTFGNLGLKSNCCDSKYRLQASAEGLLADLEERKELSNIQKRLRQLLDKQ
- a CDS encoding ribonucleoside triphosphate reductase — its product is MYVVKRDGRREIFNQEKIRKAVEKAFIATETPNVTNWAKIVTDRVFSELEAAYSKNEGFQIEQIQDKVEDVLMQTGNTNVARAYIRYRFQHEIIRNQESAKNDNNQLFSDYLGLGTWEIKENSNMGFSVQGLNRFVTSKATNAFWQSLLPSEVGKAHDSGALHNHDMGDLAPYCVGWDLKDLLLVGFRGAEGKTTSRPAKHFRSALGQIVNFVYTLQGEAAGAQALSSFDTYLAPFVRVDNLDYKQGTQGIQEFIFNVNVPTRVGFQSPFFNITLDVRAAESAIKDEPAVVDGKFLDTPYREYQAEMDIINMAFCEVMLEGDADGNIFSFPIPTYNITKGFDWNSEVSRAIFKMTDKYGIPYFANFINSDMNPEDARSMCCRLRLDNRELRKRGGGLFGANPLTGSIGVVTLNLPLYGYLAKGNWDQFITLIDNHMNIARSSLQTKRKTLEILTDNGLYPYTKFYLRDIKKRFGKYWTNHFSTIGLVGMNEAIRNFTSDADDITTVFGQNFAKETLNYMRDRIQEFQEQDGDLYNLEATPAEGTSYRLAKINKKHYPDMITAGDNEPYYTNSTHLPVGYTSDLFRAVELQDDLQTLYTGGTVLHGYLAESLDDLAVAKAVVRRVFENFQLPYFTLTPTFSICEDHKYIKGEHFNCPECGRETLVMTRVTGFYRPISAMNPGKQEEKQETIKYRVTGVTPSLFDGVAK